The stretch of DNA CGATCCTATCCGGCCCAAATCGCAGTCGAACAGCTCCTCTATGCACTCCCGCATTGCCAGAGGACCCGCAGCAAAAAGATAAACATTGTTGATAATATCTTTACTGCCGATCATCAGCGAATTCTGGATCTCTGCAAGATGCTGCCGGAAGATGCCTTCCGCCGCAGGCTGACGTACGATGCCACCATTGACGATCTCAGGGACCAGGAGCTGCTCGAAGCTCTGGAGCCCTTTACCAGTGACCTGCTTGCCGGTGCGGAAGTCATCAGCCATGACGAGGCCCGGAAAATCCATAAAGCCGTCTCTCCTGAGCTGATCCAGCAGGCGGCCCAAAACCTGCACAAATATAATTTAGGCCAGAGGACCGTTTTCAGCTTCATCATCGGTTTCCCCTGGCATACAAAAGAAAACTGTATCAATACGCTCGAATTCGTCACCAATCTTATTCTGGACTATGGAGTAAGGATTTACCTTCAGTGGTACTGGCCGATACCCGGCTCTGCTCTGTGGGATGAGCTTGAGCGGGAGCGAAAAATCGGGATCGAAGTAGTGGATGAACCCGGATTCTTCCGCCGGAGCGAGTGGTTTTATGCGGTCAGAAACATGAGCTCTGAAGATGTCCAGATGGTTGATGAAAGAATACGGCCCGTACAGATGCTCCTCTCAATCCGTCATGGCTCACCGGTGCGGCGTCCGCTGGAATATTCACCACCCATGATCTGAAGGGTCGCAGACAGCAACAGACTGCACGAGAGGAGCAAAGGGAGAGACTTACGTGTTCTTCCGCAAACCCCAGAGGATATCCTGCCCCGCCTGGATCACCACGATGCCATCGGGCTCAGGATCATGGAAGACCATTACCCAATCAGCATCCTTGAGAAAAAACCGTAACCTTGAAGACAGGATTTCTAGGCGCTCAACCGGCTGATGGTCCCGGTCAGCCTCGTGTGCCCACAGCTCAGCCATAATCTGTCTGCCTTTTATCATCGGCGGCGAAAGGATCGTGAACATTTTCTCCGGCTGAGTATGGGTTAATACCCATGAAGCTCTCGTGAGCCTTTTCAGGTGAGCAGGAAGATAACAGCAACTCAGCCAGATGAGACCTATGCCCAACAGCGAAATTATGCTGTATTTGCCGATAACTTCCGGCAGCCTTCCCGATGCAGGCAGCAAGAGAAGTATGATGGTTATAAGCCACCCCAGGGCCACAGATACCTTGGCCAGTATGGCTTCTTTGCGGAAAACAGCTTTCTCCTTGTCGGCCTGTATTCCCATGCTGGTTCTCGGCGTATGTCCGGAAAAACCGGTTACAGCGTTAATGACATGGCAATTTCATCGCAATCGGGAAATTTCACACATTTTATGCAGTCAGACCAGACTTTTTGAGGAAGTTTCGATTTATCAACCTGGTGAAAACCTACCTTTTCAAAAAACTCTTTTTTGTAAGTCAGAAGAAAGACCTGTTTGATGCCTAATTCCCTGCCTTCATCCAGGCAGCGCAAGGCCAGGGCTTTGCCGATGCCCTGATGCTGGAAGTCTTGATGCACAGCCATGGAGCGAATCTCGGCCAGGTCTTCCCAAATCACATGAAGGGAGGCAACACCCACAATTTGATTCTCAACCTGATAGACGAAAAATTCCCGGATCCGTTCATAAACATCATGCAGGGACAAGGGAATGAGTAAACCATCGGCTGCGTAGAGGTTTACCAGTTGTTGAATCGCTTTTCCTTCACTTACCTTGGGTCGGATAATCATCAGTCGTTCTCTCCCCTGATGCAGTATTCAATTCCGGTCTGCAACACATTCAGATTCAAAGATACAAGTCCCTGTTCCTGAGAATTCATGAGTAACCGGATACTTTGTTCAACTCTCTCCCTGGGCACAATTCTTGTCCTGAAGCACAACGCCCCCAGCATCACCATATTGGCCAGCCTCGTATACCCTGACGCTGCTTTGGCAATTTCCAGGGCAGGTAAAAAAAGCGCGTCCACATCCCGGCGGATCGATTGGGGGCCGACAGGAGTGATGCCAGCCAATAGGAATCCTCCGCTGACTACCGTATGAGCATATTTTTCCAGTGCCTGGCTGTTCATGGCGATTAAAATATCCGGCTTTTTCACCAGCGGAGAGCCAATATCCTCATCGGCGATAATAACCATGCAATCGGCTATCCCGCCGCGCATTTCCGCACCATAGGAGGGAATCCAGGTCACCTGCCTGCCGTCCAGCATGCCTGCTGTGGCCAATATCTTGCCCAGAAGAAGCACTCCCTGGCCACCGGAGCCTGAAATCAAAATCCTTTTCTCTTTCATCTGCAATTTCGATCTCTCTCTTTCGGTCTATCCCTTATAGACTCCGAGCGGAAACGTCCTGGTCATGGTATCCTCGATCCATTGATTCGCTTCGAGCGGAGTCATCTTCCAGTTGGTCGGGCAGGCGGAGAGAACCTCCACCAGGCTGAAACCCCGGTTTTCCATCTGCACCTGAAACGCCTTGCGGATAGCGTATCTGGCCTTTTTGATATGAACGGGATTATTGACTGCAACCCGTTCGATATAGGCAGGCCCATCCAGTGTGGCCAGAAGCTCGCAGACCCGCAGCGGGAAACCGTCCGTTCGCGGATCACGGCCCTGGGGCGTGGTTTTGGTTACCTGACCGGCTAAGGTTGTTGGTGCCATCTGGCCTCCGGTCATCCCGTAGGTAGCATTATTGACAAAAATAAACGTAACGTTTTCTCCCCGGTTGGCAGCATGGACAGTTTCAGCCATGCCGATCGAGGCCAGATCCCCGTCTCCCTGATAGCTGAAAATGATATTTTCCGGTCTTGCCCGCTTCATGCCGGTAACTGCTGCCGGAGGACGGCCATGTGCGACCTCGATCATATCGACGTTGAAATAGTCGGAGGCGAATACCGCACAGCCTACCGGAGCAACGCCAATGGTTTTTTCCCCGATAGCCAAAAAATCGATCGCTTCGGCAACCAGGCGATGGATGATTCCATGATGACATCCGGGGCAATACCGGAATGGTACATCTTTCAGCGATTTTGGCCGTGCAAAAACCTGATTCATGATTTTTTCCTGCCCTAACTGCCTCATGGAACCACGGGGTGAAGCTACCCGACCAGAGGTCTCTATTTTTTCAGTTTTAATAGATTATTCGTCAAATATCAAAGGATACTTTTCCGGTTCTTCCAGAGAATCTAATTCGATATCGATATCCAGTTCCTTCCAATGCATATGATTAGGTGAAAAAAATGTAACATGGAAAATTTTCTCCACTGGCAGGTTTTTGAACATGGGAAATTCTTTGAATGAAATAAAATATTCTGATCCTCGAATGAGTATCCATATTCCATTTTTATTGATATCAGTTACTTCACATTCTAAAGTGCCTGCTCCACAGTTCGATAAGCTCATATTGAGCCTCGCTTCTTTCATAGTAATACGTGAAATCCTGCCTGTCTGAAATGCTTGTCCGTAGCCAGTGCTTCTTTTAATCCATGAGCTTCCATAACAACAAATGATATACAATCAGTCAAACTCCACTCTTTATCAGAGCGGGCGCAATAAAGTGACAAACCCGCATCAAAAAGTGTCGTGGAAGCAGGAATAACTGTGACATCTTGACTATCCCGCAGTGTTGAAACTGTATCTTCGGCTTGTTTCCGAAAATGTAAGGCAGAAAGTCCATCAGCAACTTCAACTAATATATACTCCGTTGTTAGAAGGAGAATATGATTCCGGATCACTTCATCACGTCGGGAAATGGCTGTCTCATGCCACTTATCACCTTTATGCAATAAGGCGATCAGATAACTTGTATCGAGAAAATAAGTTTTATTCACCATTATCTTTCAAACCACGAGTATAACGGTCAAAGTTTTCTGATAAGTCTGCTGGTCCCATATCAGTAGATAATCGAGTGATAGCTTCCAATGGATGCATCTCTTTTCCACCAGATACATCTCCTTTTTCATCTGAAATCACTATTACCCACTCTGTATTAGGTTTAATATCTAAAAATTCTCTGGGCAGAAATACCTTTCCATCAAACGTTGCACGGAGCTTCTTTACCACTCTCGTTCCTCCAAACTTATTTTAATCCACGTTATGGCCTTGAGGTTCTTTAAATTTTTGAGTGAAACTTCAGCCTTCAACGTAAGTTATTTTAATATAAAAACCACACAAATTCAATTCACTTCCGAAAGAGCCTCCATCACCCGCAGGCAATGATGAAAAATCTCCTCATCGGAAAAGGTTCCCCCTCCCGGACGTCCATAGAAGAAAGTCTGGCAGCAGCCATTGACGGCCAGCCTTACATCCTCGATCATCTGACCGGTATTCATTTCAATGGTCAACACCCTGCCGATTTGCGCAGCCCTTGCTGCCAGGGCTGCCGAAGGGAAAGGATACAGGGTAACGGGCCGGAAGAGCCCAAGGGCGATACCCTGCTTTCTGGCCATACTCACTGCGGCTTTGCAGATTCTGGCCGACAGGCCGTAGGCGACCAGAAGGAGCCTGGCATCCTCAACCCGATATTCCTCATACCGGACCTCATGAGTTTGGATTTTCCGGTATTTTTTTTCCAGAAGCCAGTTGCGCTCTTCCAGCTCACCCTCTCCCAGGTAGAGTGATTTGATCACCCGCGGGGGACGGTTTCCGGCACCGGTTAAGGCCCAGGCTTTTTCCGGCAGATTCATTCGAGACCTGCGGCCAGCATCGAGAACCACAGGTTCCATCATCTGCCCCAAAACACCGTCAGCCAGGATCATCACCGGAATCCGATACAAATCCGCCAGGTCAAAAGCCACAAAGGTCAAATCGTGCATCTCCTGAACCGAGGCCGGGCCAAGGACAATAGTCCGGTAATCCCCATGCCCTCCTCCTCGGGTGGCCTGGAAATAGTCTCCCTGCGACCCTGAGATATTGCCGAGGCCAGGCCCTCCCCGGCAGATGTTCACAATGACCGCAGGCAGCTCCGCACCGGCCAGGTAGGAGATTCCCTCCTGCATCAGGCTGATGCCGGGGCTGGAAGAGGAGGTCATACTCCGGACACCTACAGCCGCAGCGCCAAAAACCATGCTGATGGCTGCCAGCTCACTCTCTGCCTGAACAAAGCATCCGCCCACCTCCGGCATCCTTCTGGCCATGTGGGCCGGAATTTCATTCTGCGGTGTAATCGGATAGCCGAAATAGTGACGGCAGCCAGCCAGAATAGCCCCCTCGGCAATGGCTTCGTTTCCGGCCATGAGGATTTTATTGGAACTTCCCGGTGTTGCCCTTATCCCTTCCATGTATTCACCTTTGTATTCACCGTTCCGGGCATTTTCACTGTACCCTCCTTCCCGGTCATTTGCTCTTGCCCTGAGATTTGGGGTTCCCACCTCCAAAGCTGACTTTCAGTATTTTGATCTGCTTTTCGCTCAGGGGCCCGGCCTGGTGCGTGTATCTTTCGATGTCAGGCTTCCCGGTATTGAGGGGTATCCATTCGCCCTTGCGTTTATCGAGAAATTGGAATTGGAGGATATCGTCAGCTATCGGTATTACCCCTGACCAGAATTGAATCCTGCCATTTTCGAAGGTAGATACCGGTATCTTTTCCCCTTTTTTGAGCAGTTGTATAGCCGCATTTCCATGACATTCCTGGCAGTCCCTTCCCTTCTTCATGATGTTATGGGTGAAATAAGGAGTATAGCTTACATAAGTCTTTTTGTCATGGACAAGAACCATGGCCGTGGCCGCAGTCACTTTTCCCTGATGATTTATCAGCATGAGCGGGTTTGAAGTGGGAATGAAGTTTCCGTTCTGGCTCCTGGTTTTCATGAATTCCG from bacterium encodes:
- a CDS encoding thiamine pyrophosphate-dependent enzyme → MNQVFARPKSLKDVPFRYCPGCHHGIIHRLVAEAIDFLAIGEKTIGVAPVGCAVFASDYFNVDMIEVAHGRPPAAVTGMKRARPENIIFSYQGDGDLASIGMAETVHAANRGENVTFIFVNNATYGMTGGQMAPTTLAGQVTKTTPQGRDPRTDGFPLRVCELLATLDGPAYIERVAVNNPVHIKKARYAIRKAFQVQMENRGFSLVEVLSACPTNWKMTPLEANQWIEDTMTRTFPLGVYKG
- a CDS encoding N-acetyltransferase; translation: MIIRPKVSEGKAIQQLVNLYAADGLLIPLSLHDVYERIREFFVYQVENQIVGVASLHVIWEDLAEIRSMAVHQDFQHQGIGKALALRCLDEGRELGIKQVFLLTYKKEFFEKVGFHQVDKSKLPQKVWSDCIKCVKFPDCDEIAMSLTL
- a CDS encoding DUF2442 domain-containing protein gives rise to the protein MKEARLNMSLSNCGAGTLECEVTDINKNGIWILIRGSEYFISFKEFPMFKNLPVEKIFHVTFFSPNHMHWKELDIDIELDSLEEPEKYPLIFDE
- a CDS encoding 3-methyl-2-oxobutanoate dehydrogenase subunit VorB, whose amino-acid sequence is MEGIRATPGSSNKILMAGNEAIAEGAILAGCRHYFGYPITPQNEIPAHMARRMPEVGGCFVQAESELAAISMVFGAAAVGVRSMTSSSSPGISLMQEGISYLAGAELPAVIVNICRGGPGLGNISGSQGDYFQATRGGGHGDYRTIVLGPASVQEMHDLTFVAFDLADLYRIPVMILADGVLGQMMEPVVLDAGRRSRMNLPEKAWALTGAGNRPPRVIKSLYLGEGELEERNWLLEKKYRKIQTHEVRYEEYRVEDARLLLVAYGLSARICKAAVSMARKQGIALGLFRPVTLYPFPSAALAARAAQIGRVLTIEMNTGQMIEDVRLAVNGCCQTFFYGRPGGGTFSDEEIFHHCLRVMEALSEVN
- a CDS encoding radical SAM protein, whose protein sequence is MPQQPCVVVSCPVMSFVDNTLVASMQDSYRDSPALGVYLLAAHLHRKGYPCDVLDWVASPQLSLEDVVCRLLNYEVVLLSANSLNWAIARILARKVKERNPGIKTCVGGPHPTCYPRSIIASGCFDGLFRGEADRSIHLVCEVLRSGREQEIPGFFLTRNAADKASAVQVIQEPDLTRFDWRPAYDLIPDSQYGTIPVLTSRGCRFNCTFCSTIGHRNWRSYPAQIAVEQLLYALPHCQRTRSKKINIVDNIFTADHQRILDLCKMLPEDAFRRRLTYDATIDDLRDQELLEALEPFTSDLLAGAEVISHDEARKIHKAVSPELIQQAAQNLHKYNLGQRTVFSFIIGFPWHTKENCINTLEFVTNLILDYGVRIYLQWYWPIPGSALWDELERERKIGIEVVDEPGFFRRSEWFYAVRNMSSEDVQMVDERIRPVQMLLSIRHGSPVRRPLEYSPPMI
- a CDS encoding 2-oxoacid:acceptor oxidoreductase family protein, with the protein product MKEKRILISGSGGQGVLLLGKILATAGMLDGRQVTWIPSYGAEMRGGIADCMVIIADEDIGSPLVKKPDILIAMNSQALEKYAHTVVSGGFLLAGITPVGPQSIRRDVDALFLPALEIAKAASGYTRLANMVMLGALCFRTRIVPRERVEQSIRLLMNSQEQGLVSLNLNVLQTGIEYCIRGEND
- a CDS encoding PIN domain-containing protein, whose amino-acid sequence is MVNKTYFLDTSYLIALLHKGDKWHETAISRRDEVIRNHILLLTTEYILVEVADGLSALHFRKQAEDTVSTLRDSQDVTVIPASTTLFDAGLSLYCARSDKEWSLTDCISFVVMEAHGLKEALATDKHFRQAGFHVLL